From the Flavimarina sp. Hel_I_48 genome, one window contains:
- a CDS encoding serine hydrolase domain-containing protein, with product MTKLFTIFGFLFLVCTTCFGQTKQDKKMITALDELIPQRFPAIAPGCVVLVAKSGKVIYKKAFGTANLESNIPMEPSMIFRIGSITKQFTAISILQLVEQGKIHLQDSVQEFIFDYPYNDHKITIENLLTHTSGIKDYMTISNPAEERTNYTPSQGVDYFKGEPLEFKPGSQFKYSNSNYYLLGYILEEVSGTTYAQYLQENIIDRAGLHNTSYIDPDKNIANTPQGYSRFDGKLEKATLQNITTIYAAGGLMSSAEDLFKWQKALDNNKLINRELISKAFTPYRFADNTYSKYGYGWFIKNIGDSKTIEHSGSTDGYQSDAIYFPNEDVFIVTLFNSFEQDMDWTVLSNDIAKLAIGKLINDDIQLKEDVLQTYAGRYIFNAEHQLVVTFKDGKLFIEGTNPDDRLPQVQLYAKSKNMFYIKEAELRFEFGNDVSNNSIKIVTYNNRGKDAEWIRSK from the coding sequence ATGACTAAATTATTTACCATTTTCGGATTTTTATTTTTGGTTTGCACAACCTGTTTTGGACAAACTAAACAAGATAAGAAAATGATAACCGCTCTTGACGAGCTAATTCCACAACGATTCCCAGCTATTGCTCCTGGCTGTGTCGTTTTAGTGGCAAAATCGGGTAAAGTCATTTACAAAAAAGCGTTCGGGACCGCTAATCTGGAATCAAATATTCCAATGGAACCGAGTATGATCTTTAGGATTGGATCTATCACCAAACAATTTACCGCCATCTCTATTTTACAGTTGGTAGAACAAGGCAAAATTCATTTACAGGACAGCGTTCAAGAATTTATTTTTGATTATCCCTATAATGACCATAAAATAACCATTGAAAACTTATTGACACATACCTCGGGTATAAAAGATTATATGACTATTTCCAACCCGGCAGAAGAAAGGACAAACTATACTCCTAGTCAAGGAGTTGATTATTTTAAAGGTGAGCCATTGGAGTTCAAACCCGGCAGCCAGTTTAAATACAGCAATTCAAATTATTATCTATTGGGTTATATTTTAGAAGAAGTCTCAGGTACAACTTACGCTCAATATTTACAAGAAAATATTATAGATAGAGCAGGGTTGCATAACACATCGTACATTGACCCCGACAAAAATATAGCCAATACACCACAAGGATATTCCAGATTTGATGGAAAGTTAGAAAAGGCAACATTACAGAACATCACCACTATTTATGCAGCTGGCGGATTAATGTCAAGCGCAGAGGATTTGTTCAAATGGCAAAAAGCTCTTGATAACAATAAACTGATAAACCGTGAACTAATCTCTAAAGCATTTACGCCCTATAGGTTTGCGGATAATACATATTCAAAATACGGTTATGGTTGGTTCATAAAAAATATAGGTGATAGCAAAACTATTGAGCATTCCGGCTCGACAGATGGTTATCAGAGCGACGCAATTTATTTTCCCAATGAGGATGTTTTTATAGTGACTCTTTTCAATTCCTTTGAACAGGATATGGACTGGACAGTTTTATCCAACGATATTGCTAAGCTTGCAATCGGAAAGCTTATTAATGATGATATACAATTAAAGGAAGATGTTTTACAGACCTACGCAGGTAGGTATATTTTCAATGCTGAACATCAATTAGTCGTTACTTTTAAAGATGGAAAACTCTTCATAGAAGGAACAAATCCAGATGATAGATTACCCCAAGTCCAGCTATATGCAAAAAGTAAAAATATGTTCTATATTAAAGAGGCCGAATTAAGGTTCGAATTCGGAAATGATGTCAGCAACAATTCTATAAAAATAGTGACCTACAACAATCGTGGAAAAGATGCAGAATGGATAAGATCGAAATAA